In one window of Ruminococcus albus AD2013 DNA:
- a CDS encoding peptidoglycan DD-metalloendopeptidase family protein, which produces MKTNNVTGTMKKVISTLAATGCMFSMAAAIPANSTIGSAVLGNAVVADAAVISVNTVVDAKNGNADLVQGKFYKSPSQNYVLVFQGDGNLVIYHYNKTTDKAYSPIWSSQTENRGGTKCVLQGDGNFVIYRSDGKAIWNTQTNGKKGAYLTISDGGEIKIISRNSNNATTWSSKNNHGYSISINERPFNWPVPDCKAISSAFNDGRNHGAIDIAAAAGTSVKAAAGGTVQTYYGYNGGAGNYVVITHKINGATYLTVYMHLSQITVANGATVSAGTEIGKVGSTGNSTGPHLDFSIREGSYYGTRLDPGYYTNLPAGLYNCTNCQNYVNEINANRNKSYSLASHTHSNY; this is translated from the coding sequence ATGAAAACAAACAACGTAACAGGAACAATGAAGAAGGTCATCAGCACTCTGGCAGCTACAGGCTGTATGTTCTCAATGGCAGCTGCTATACCCGCAAACAGCACAATTGGCAGTGCTGTACTTGGTAACGCAGTCGTTGCAGACGCAGCAGTTATCAGCGTAAACACAGTTGTTGACGCAAAGAACGGCAACGCAGATCTGGTACAGGGTAAATTCTATAAATCACCTTCTCAGAATTATGTACTTGTTTTCCAGGGCGACGGCAACCTCGTTATATACCATTACAACAAGACCACTGACAAGGCTTATTCACCTATATGGAGCTCTCAGACCGAGAACAGAGGCGGTACAAAGTGCGTTCTTCAGGGTGACGGCAACTTTGTTATCTACAGATCCGACGGAAAGGCTATCTGGAACACTCAGACAAACGGCAAAAAGGGCGCTTATCTTACAATAAGTGATGGGGGTGAGATCAAGATCATTTCCAGAAATTCTAACAATGCTACCACATGGTCAAGCAAAAATAACCACGGTTACAGCATAAGCATCAATGAAAGACCTTTTAACTGGCCTGTTCCGGATTGCAAGGCAATTTCCTCAGCATTCAATGACGGCAGAAATCATGGTGCGATCGATATTGCAGCAGCAGCAGGTACATCTGTTAAAGCAGCAGCCGGAGGAACAGTACAGACCTATTACGGCTATAACGGCGGTGCGGGTAATTACGTTGTGATCACTCATAAAATCAACGGAGCAACCTACCTGACAGTTTATATGCACTTAAGCCAGATCACTGTTGCCAACGGTGCAACCGTTTCCGCCGGAACAGAGATCGGTAAAGTTGGCAGCACCGGCAATAGCACCGGTCCCCACCTCGATTTCTCGATCCGTGAAGGCAGTTACTACGGTACAAGACTTGATCCCGGCTACTACACCAACCTTCCTGCAGGTCTTTACAACTGCACAAACTGCCAGAATTACGTAAACGAGATCAATGCAAACAGAAATAAATCATATTCTTTGGCATCTCACACACACTCTAATTATTAA
- a CDS encoding transposase family protein, with protein MNAVISSLDRNYRLCDTRITDSEIILYITSTLEKLCCPYCGTMTGRVHSYHTREIQDLPISDRKTILIVTTRKMKCINPECRHSTFAERHPFVNPNAQKTNRLIERILKTSSEMSSVCSSRLLKNENIIIGKSSICTLLKKTPLIIHEVKSSIKD; from the coding sequence ATGAATGCTGTAATCAGTTCATTGGATAGAAACTACAGACTGTGTGATACACGTATTACCGATTCAGAAATCATTTTATATATAACTTCAACTCTGGAAAAATTATGCTGCCCATACTGTGGAACGATGACCGGTAGAGTGCATTCTTATCATACGCGAGAAATACAGGATCTACCTATCTCTGACCGGAAGACAATCCTTATAGTGACCACACGTAAAATGAAATGCATAAATCCTGAGTGCAGACATAGCACTTTTGCAGAACGACATCCGTTTGTAAATCCAAATGCACAAAAGACAAATCGTCTGATCGAAAGAATACTAAAAACATCTTCTGAGATGAGTTCTGTTTGTTCCAGTAGGTTATTAAAAAACGAAAACATCATCATTGGAAAGAGCTCTATTTGTACGCTGCTAAAAAAAACGCCTTTGATAATACATGAGGTTAAGTCAAGTATAAAGGATTGA
- a CDS encoding CPBP family intramembrane glutamic endopeptidase produces MLFIIYPLITAYINKGSIIINEEFGVKQVITYTFVGITEEMVFRGWLLNATVGKEQQHKWRAILLTSFLFAAIHIPTWITHEQLIDNFVHLKFLFIVVLSIIFSITFLKSKNIIVPIVLHMIWDFLIDMFC; encoded by the coding sequence ATGTTATTTATTATTTATCCTTTGATAACTGCGTATATAAACAAAGGATCCATTATTATAAATGAAGAATTCGGAGTGAAGCAAGTAATTACTTATACCTTTGTTGGAATTACCGAGGAAATGGTGTTCCGTGGCTGGCTTTTGAATGCAACCGTCGGCAAAGAGCAGCAACATAAATGGAGAGCTATACTTCTGACTTCATTTCTATTCGCGGCAATACACATACCCACATGGATAACTCACGAACAATTAATTGATAACTTTGTTCATTTAAAATTTTTGTTTATAGTTGTTCTGAGTATAATATTCAGTATTACATTTCTTAAAAGTAAAAACATCATTGTTCCGATAGTACTTCACATGATATGGGATTTTCTGATTGATATGTTCTGCTGA
- a CDS encoding IS1595 family transposase has protein sequence MSKRFPKPEITLDGIYSKFADDDFCKDFLLDIRFEKGFACPFCGGSEYRRIRSRHLLRCKLCKADISATNGTFMHRTHIPLRLWIITAFLVMSNKCSVSAVTLMRTLGVTYKTAWYILHRIRKAMKCREERYLLDGIVELDDTYLGAPTHGKKRGRGTEKVKMIVALSKNAAGNPEYVKMSDVPNLKGITVGRFARDNIRAGSKIESDNARSYKKPLAQKYFHIFETYDPTSGQLNWMHKVISNFKAMIMGTYHGNEKIHTALYAAEYCYKFNRRKLGNSAYLRLLAALVQ, from the coding sequence ATGTCAAAAAGATTTCCGAAACCTGAGATCACACTTGATGGGATATACTCAAAGTTCGCAGACGATGACTTTTGCAAGGATTTTCTGCTTGATATCCGCTTTGAAAAGGGCTTTGCCTGCCCGTTTTGCGGTGGCTCTGAGTACCGCAGGATAAGGTCACGTCATCTGCTGCGCTGCAAGTTATGTAAAGCAGATATTTCCGCCACAAACGGAACTTTTATGCACAGAACACATATTCCGCTCAGACTGTGGATAATCACCGCATTCCTCGTTATGAGCAACAAATGCAGCGTGTCCGCTGTTACTCTAATGAGAACTCTTGGCGTGACTTACAAGACTGCCTGGTACATCCTTCATCGCATCAGAAAAGCCATGAAATGCCGTGAAGAACGCTATTTGCTCGACGGGATCGTTGAACTTGATGACACGTATCTCGGTGCTCCGACTCACGGTAAAAAGCGTGGCAGAGGAACTGAAAAAGTCAAGATGATCGTAGCTTTATCAAAGAACGCAGCAGGAAATCCCGAGTACGTTAAAATGAGCGATGTGCCGAATTTAAAGGGTATAACTGTGGGTAGATTTGCCAGGGATAATATCCGCGCAGGTTCTAAGATCGAGAGTGATAATGCCCGAAGTTACAAGAAGCCGCTGGCACAGAAATACTTCCATATTTTTGAGACATATGATCCGACAAGCGGTCAGCTGAATTGGATGCATAAAGTTATATCAAACTTCAAAGCAATGATCATGGGAACTTATCACGGAAACGAAAAGATCCATACAGCGTTGTATGCTGCCGAATACTGCTACAAATTCAACCGCCGTAAGCTGGGAAACAGTGCGTATTTAAGGCTCTTGGCTGCTTTGGTTCAGTGA
- a CDS encoding type II toxin-antitoxin system Phd/YefM family antitoxin, giving the protein MNVNTKNLVSITEANQNFSRVARMVDENGSVVILKNNTPRYLIIEFDKAENEQLADNEDLMEISKRLIAKNREAYEELAK; this is encoded by the coding sequence ATGAACGTTAACACTAAAAATCTTGTATCCATAACCGAAGCAAATCAGAATTTTTCACGTGTTGCCCGCATGGTCGATGAAAACGGATCTGTTGTTATACTTAAAAATAATACACCTCGCTATCTGATAATTGAATTTGATAAAGCCGAAAATGAACAGTTAGCAGATAATGAAGACCTCATGGAGATTTCTAAGCGCCTTATCGCAAAAAATCGTGAGGCTTACGAGGAACTTGCCAAATGA
- a CDS encoding type II toxin-antitoxin system death-on-curing family toxin, whose amino-acid sequence MGETGGTDGLRDEGMLESALNAPFQIFDDTEVYPSIQQKAARLGFGLVKNHPFVDGNKRIGAHIMLVFLMLNHVELEYTQKELSDTILKVADGTYSFDDLLNWILEHQL is encoded by the coding sequence ATAGGTGAGACCGGCGGAACTGACGGTCTGCGTGACGAAGGCATGCTTGAATCAGCTCTGAATGCACCGTTTCAAATATTTGATGATACGGAGGTCTATCCATCTATCCAGCAAAAAGCCGCACGGCTTGGATTCGGACTTGTCAAGAACCACCCCTTTGTTGACGGCAACAAGCGTATCGGCGCTCACATTATGCTCGTATTTCTGATGTTAAATCATGTTGAGCTTGAATATACTCAGAAAGAACTTTCCGACACGATACTAAAAGTTGCTGACGGAACATATTCCTTTGATGATCTTCTAAACTGGATACTTGAACACCAACTGTAA
- a CDS encoding MSCRAMM family protein — translation MDRREIGSYPGNKENNARLTGIPYGSYILTEISSPNRYVLSDKRYEFLIDEDGDDVFITAVNKETELHVFKKDIYVNELSGAAMQILDSKGNVFDEWISDGTEHIVCGISAGSYSPCVH, via the coding sequence GTGGATAGGCGGGAAATCGGTTCTTATCCCGGTAATAAGGAGAATAATGCCCGACTAACAGGTATCCCCTACGGATCATATATCCTTACGGAGATTTCGTCTCCCAATAGATATGTTTTAAGCGATAAAAGATACGAATTCCTCATCGACGAAGACGGTGATGATGTGTTCATCACTGCTGTAAACAAGGAAACAGAGCTTCATGTTTTCAAGAAGGATATTTACGTAAACGAACTCTCGGGTGCTGCAATGCAGATCCTTGACAGTAAAGGAAATGTTTTCGATGAATGGATATCCGACGGTACCGAGCATATCGTCTGCGGCATTTCTGCAGGCAGTTATTCCCCATGCGTCCATTGA
- a CDS encoding helix-turn-helix transcriptional regulator: MKNRIKDLRKSQKLTQDELANAVGVSRQTINAIENDKYNPTLELAIKLARYLRMPVEDLFILE, encoded by the coding sequence ATGAAGAACAGGATAAAGGATCTTCGTAAGTCACAAAAACTTACTCAGGATGAGTTAGCAAATGCTGTGGGAGTCTCAAGGCAGACAATCAATGCTATTGAAAATGATAAATATAACCCCACACTTGAACTTGCTATAAAATTGGCAAGATATCTCAGGATGCCTGTGGAAGATCTGTTCATACTTGAATAA